In Brevibacillus brevis NBRC 100599, a single genomic region encodes these proteins:
- a CDS encoding enoyl-CoA hydratase-related protein has product MAYEYISVASEDGVGIITLNRPKILNALNLQLIDELVDQLEQMDRDPDIRVIILTGNARAFAAGADINEMVEASAIDIMKRNQFAVWDRISLISKPIIGAVSGFVLGGGCELMMNCDIVIASETAVIGQPEIKLGVMPGAGGTQRLTRVVGERKALEMLLTGEPISAKEALKYGLVNRVVPVEAYYQEALKLAKQIAQQPPLAVQVIKKSVYKAGDLALQEGMDYERNSFYLLLASEDRKEGMQAFLEKRKPRFMGH; this is encoded by the coding sequence ATGGCCTATGAATATATTAGCGTAGCCAGTGAAGATGGTGTCGGTATCATTACGTTGAATCGGCCGAAGATTCTAAACGCGCTGAATTTGCAGCTCATCGACGAATTGGTTGACCAGCTGGAGCAAATGGACCGCGACCCGGATATACGGGTGATCATCCTGACTGGAAACGCGAGGGCGTTCGCAGCGGGTGCCGACATTAATGAAATGGTGGAAGCATCAGCCATCGACATCATGAAGCGCAATCAGTTTGCGGTTTGGGATCGCATCTCACTCATCTCCAAGCCGATCATTGGTGCCGTCAGCGGCTTTGTGCTCGGTGGTGGCTGTGAATTAATGATGAACTGTGACATTGTGATCGCTTCGGAGACAGCCGTCATTGGCCAACCTGAAATCAAGCTGGGAGTCATGCCTGGGGCTGGTGGTACACAGCGTCTGACGCGTGTGGTAGGTGAACGAAAAGCACTGGAGATGCTGCTCACAGGTGAACCGATTTCGGCCAAAGAAGCGTTGAAATACGGATTGGTCAATCGGGTAGTGCCAGTAGAAGCGTACTATCAGGAAGCGCTCAAGCTGGCGAAGCAAATCGCCCAGCAGCCGCCGCTCGCGGTACAGGTCATCAAAAAATCCGTGTACAAAGCTGGTGATCTCGCTCTTCAAGAGGGAATGGATTACGAGCGAAACAGCTTTTATCTTCTTTTGGCAAGCGAAGATCGAAAAGAAGGCATGCAAGCATTTCTGGAGAAGCGCAAACCCCGTTTTATGGGACATTAG
- the paaK gene encoding phenylacetate--CoA ligase PaaK, whose translation MIFNTEMETLPREKMTELQLARLKETVKRVYERVPFHTKAFNEAGVKPENIQSIEDIQKLPFMKKTDLRENYPFNLFAVEMKEVARIHGSSGTKGKPTVVGYTKKDLENWAEIVARAICCAGGEPGDIFHNAYGYGLFTGGLGLHNGIEHMGAVAVPVSGGNTSRQITLIEDFKPRGIAATPSYVLNIVEEMKKQGIDPRETSVKYGIFGAEPWSEEMRVQLEQELDIKAVDIYGLSEVMGPGVSIECQEAQDGLHIAEDHFYAEIIDPNTGEVLPYGQEGELVFTSLTKEAFPVVRYRTGDIASLNPEPCKCGRTTMRMSRIKGRVDDMLIIRGVNVFPTEIESVLLTFNQLAPHYQVVIERDGALDRFEVHCELTPAYAKELSENDSSALSSLVKEICHHIKNTLGVSVVLRVQPPSSLTRSEGKAIRVVDNRNKSQAAI comes from the coding sequence ATGATTTTTAACACAGAAATGGAAACGCTACCAAGAGAGAAAATGACGGAACTGCAACTGGCACGCTTGAAAGAAACGGTTAAACGCGTATACGAGCGCGTTCCTTTCCACACAAAAGCATTCAATGAGGCTGGTGTGAAACCAGAAAACATCCAATCGATCGAAGACATACAGAAGCTTCCCTTTATGAAAAAGACTGATTTGCGAGAAAATTATCCATTCAATCTGTTTGCGGTTGAAATGAAGGAAGTAGCACGCATTCATGGTTCTTCCGGAACAAAGGGAAAACCGACCGTTGTCGGCTACACCAAAAAAGACTTGGAGAATTGGGCGGAGATCGTGGCCCGCGCCATTTGCTGTGCGGGTGGAGAGCCAGGGGACATTTTCCATAACGCGTATGGCTACGGTCTTTTTACAGGCGGTTTGGGTCTGCACAATGGCATCGAGCATATGGGCGCAGTCGCAGTGCCAGTATCCGGCGGCAATACCTCCCGTCAAATTACGTTGATCGAGGACTTCAAGCCACGTGGTATTGCAGCAACGCCATCCTATGTCCTCAACATCGTGGAAGAGATGAAAAAGCAAGGAATCGATCCACGTGAGACGAGTGTCAAATACGGGATTTTTGGTGCGGAGCCGTGGTCGGAAGAAATGCGCGTGCAGCTGGAGCAAGAGCTCGACATTAAAGCCGTGGACATTTACGGTCTGAGCGAAGTGATGGGGCCAGGCGTTTCCATTGAATGTCAGGAGGCGCAGGATGGCCTACATATCGCAGAAGACCATTTCTACGCAGAAATTATCGATCCGAATACCGGAGAAGTGCTTCCATACGGACAAGAGGGCGAGCTCGTATTTACGTCGCTGACGAAAGAAGCATTCCCGGTTGTCCGCTATCGTACGGGTGATATCGCGTCCCTCAATCCTGAGCCCTGTAAGTGCGGAAGGACAACCATGCGGATGTCGCGCATCAAAGGGCGTGTAGATGACATGCTCATTATTCGCGGAGTCAATGTGTTCCCGACAGAGATCGAGTCCGTTCTGCTTACGTTCAATCAATTGGCTCCACACTATCAGGTCGTCATTGAGCGCGACGGTGCCCTCGACCGTTTTGAGGTGCACTGCGAGCTGACACCAGCATATGCAAAAGAGCTCAGTGAAAATGACAGCTCTGCTCTCTCGTCATTGGTGAAAGAAATTTGCCATCACATCAAAAATACGTTAGGTGTGTCCGTGGTGCTGCGGGTGCAACCGCCAAGTTCCTTGACGCGTAGCGAAGGCAAAGCGATACGAGTCGTAGATAATCGAAACAAATCTCAGGCAGCGATCTAA
- a CDS encoding 3-hydroxyacyl-CoA dehydrogenase family protein: protein MSIKTVGVIGAGTMGAGIALVCARKGHQVMLLDANQAVLDKALVYLESILTKDVEKNKISEQEMTETLELVHLVSEMEQLADCDIVIEAVPERLDLKKSIFSQLSGICREDALLLTNTSSISITEIAGGLSHPERILGFHFFNPAPVMPLVEVIRGKKSSEENVEMAYRFAQELGKVPVLVTDTPGFIVNRIARPYYNEALRILGDHVAGVEQIDRIMKLAGGFKMGPFELQDMIGIDINFATTKSVYTDFFHEGRFKPSRIQQQMVQSGSLGRKTGEGFYDYNK, encoded by the coding sequence GTGAGTATAAAAACAGTAGGCGTCATCGGGGCGGGAACGATGGGAGCGGGGATCGCTCTCGTATGCGCTCGAAAAGGACATCAGGTCATGCTGCTGGATGCAAATCAGGCGGTGCTGGACAAAGCCCTTGTCTATTTGGAATCGATCCTGACAAAAGACGTGGAGAAAAACAAAATCAGCGAGCAAGAAATGACAGAGACGCTAGAGCTGGTCCATCTCGTTTCGGAAATGGAGCAGTTGGCAGACTGCGATATCGTCATCGAAGCGGTGCCAGAGCGTCTTGATTTGAAAAAAAGCATTTTCAGCCAGCTTTCTGGGATTTGCAGAGAGGATGCCCTTTTACTAACGAATACTTCCTCCATCTCGATTACGGAGATTGCAGGAGGGCTTTCGCATCCCGAGCGCATTCTTGGCTTTCATTTTTTCAATCCCGCACCTGTCATGCCTTTGGTTGAGGTTATTCGCGGGAAAAAATCGAGCGAGGAAAATGTGGAGATGGCGTATCGATTTGCGCAAGAGTTGGGCAAGGTGCCTGTTCTGGTGACGGACACCCCTGGCTTTATCGTCAATCGCATCGCGCGTCCTTATTATAATGAAGCATTGCGCATCCTGGGCGATCATGTGGCAGGTGTGGAGCAGATTGACCGCATCATGAAGCTGGCTGGCGGATTCAAAATGGGACCGTTTGAGCTGCAAGACATGATTGGCATCGACATCAATTTTGCCACCACCAAATCGGTCTATACCGACTTCTTCCATGAAGGACGATTTAAGCCTAGCCGGATTCAGCAACAAATGGTTCAATCCGGTAGCTTGGGCAGAAAGACGGGGGAAGGCTTCTATGACTACAACAAATAA
- a CDS encoding enoyl-CoA hydratase-related protein produces MYETILYEVSEGIAVVTLNRPDKFNAFTAVMNKEITDALKQAQKDADVRCIVLTGAGKAFNAGQDLSDVAGGGDVDYGAFLRDRYNPMILQFQKTEKPIIAAVNGVAAGAGMSVALACDIRLASEKASFVNAFVNIGLVPDSGGCYFLPRIVGIGKALELAMTGEKVTAEEALRIGLVNQVYPAESFMEDALAYARKLASLPTKGIGLIKRTMYKGLEMGLEETLEYEAFAQEAAGSTEDHKEGVTAFMEKRAPRFTGR; encoded by the coding sequence ATGTACGAAACGATTCTTTATGAAGTGTCAGAAGGCATAGCAGTAGTGACCTTGAACCGTCCGGACAAATTCAATGCGTTTACAGCCGTCATGAACAAGGAAATCACTGATGCGTTGAAGCAAGCACAGAAGGATGCGGACGTGCGTTGCATCGTTCTTACCGGAGCAGGGAAGGCGTTCAATGCGGGTCAGGATCTCAGTGACGTTGCTGGAGGAGGAGACGTGGATTACGGGGCTTTCTTGAGGGATCGCTATAATCCAATGATCCTCCAGTTTCAAAAAACAGAGAAGCCAATCATCGCAGCGGTTAATGGTGTAGCAGCAGGTGCAGGCATGAGTGTTGCGCTGGCGTGCGATATTCGTCTGGCATCGGAAAAGGCATCCTTCGTCAATGCCTTCGTGAACATCGGGCTCGTTCCTGATTCAGGGGGCTGCTACTTCTTGCCGCGCATCGTCGGGATCGGCAAGGCGTTGGAGCTGGCGATGACGGGGGAAAAGGTTACTGCTGAGGAAGCACTGCGAATTGGATTGGTCAATCAGGTGTACCCTGCGGAGAGCTTCATGGAGGATGCGCTGGCGTATGCGCGCAAGCTGGCGTCACTGCCGACGAAGGGCATTGGTTTGATCAAGCGCACGATGTACAAAGGGCTTGAGATGGGGTTGGAAGAGACCTTGGAATATGAAGCTTTTGCACAAGAGGCGGCTGGCAGCACAGAGGATCATAAAGAAGGGGTCACCGCTTTCATGGAAAAACGTGCGCCTCGTTTTACAGGCCGTTAG
- a CDS encoding cytochrome C oxidase subunit IV family protein — translation MGAQAHNEEVRKPKVKHEGPKRHLVAFIGSLVLTALAFIAVAYEAIPSGFTVPFIVALAFVQAFFQLYVWMHMDQKGHEFARISIFAGLFVIMMAIIVFIFWVWV, via the coding sequence ATGGGAGCACAAGCTCATAATGAAGAGGTACGCAAACCGAAAGTGAAGCACGAAGGTCCGAAAAGACACCTTGTTGCTTTCATCGGATCTCTCGTATTGACCGCACTGGCATTCATTGCAGTGGCGTATGAAGCAATTCCATCAGGTTTTACCGTACCATTCATCGTAGCACTGGCCTTTGTTCAAGCGTTCTTCCAGCTGTATGTCTGGATGCACATGGATCAAAAAGGTCATGAGTTTGCACGGATCAGTATTTTCGCAGGATTGTTTGTAATTATGATGGCGATCATCGTCTTTATTTTCTGGGTCTGGGTCTAG
- a CDS encoding PaaI family thioesterase, producing the protein MTTKRLIDEQALHQKHYAEICEKLKQDPFAQFLGIKLIELGEGTATAEVTVAEHMLNAHGTAHGAIIFSLADFVFAAACNSYGKTSVALSMNIGFLAAAMKGNRLVATATEEKKNNRTAWYRIRVETEHGLVATLDALAYRKSDYFVEIEGNE; encoded by the coding sequence ATGACCACGAAAAGATTGATAGACGAACAAGCGCTCCATCAGAAGCATTACGCAGAGATTTGCGAGAAGCTAAAGCAAGATCCATTTGCTCAATTTTTGGGCATCAAGCTGATTGAGCTGGGAGAAGGAACGGCGACTGCGGAAGTCACGGTTGCCGAGCATATGCTGAATGCCCACGGCACCGCGCATGGCGCAATCATCTTCTCTCTGGCAGACTTTGTTTTTGCAGCGGCTTGTAATTCCTATGGCAAAACATCTGTAGCACTGTCGATGAATATCGGATTTTTGGCTGCTGCCATGAAAGGAAATCGCTTGGTGGCAACTGCGACCGAAGAGAAGAAAAACAATCGCACAGCCTGGTACCGCATCCGTGTAGAAACGGAGCATGGCTTGGTAGCGACACTGGATGCACTGGCGTACCGGAAAAGTGATTACTTCGTCGAAATCGAGGGAAACGAATAA
- a CDS encoding enoyl-CoA hydratase-related protein has translation MMEESVRFEREGHIGLITLNRPDELNALNYDTLERLGSLIEQVRLDAKEIRVVIVKAEGRAFSAGADLKERRTLTEQQVRRNVRKIRDVFTALERLPQPTIAMINGFAFGGGFELALACDFRYAVADAKMGLTEVSLGIIPGAGGTQRLSRLVGPSKAKELILTARRIQAQEAYHIGFVNAVAKDTEELRELAIGLANEILANAPLAVYQAKSAIDRGSSVDLQTGLDIETMCYEVIIPTTDRLEALEAFREKRKPVFKGE, from the coding sequence ATGATGGAAGAGAGCGTTCGCTTTGAACGTGAAGGACATATAGGACTGATTACATTAAATCGTCCAGATGAGCTGAATGCGCTGAACTACGATACATTGGAGCGCCTGGGAAGCTTGATTGAGCAGGTGCGTTTGGATGCAAAAGAGATTCGCGTGGTTATCGTGAAGGCAGAAGGGCGAGCATTTAGTGCAGGGGCAGATTTGAAGGAGCGCCGTACACTGACGGAACAGCAGGTGCGCCGCAATGTCCGCAAAATCCGCGATGTATTTACTGCGTTGGAGAGGCTTCCGCAGCCGACGATTGCCATGATCAACGGATTTGCTTTTGGCGGGGGATTTGAGCTTGCGCTGGCCTGTGATTTCCGCTATGCCGTCGCAGATGCCAAAATGGGACTGACAGAGGTGAGCTTGGGCATCATTCCTGGTGCGGGTGGTACGCAGCGGTTGTCTCGCTTAGTCGGACCTTCCAAGGCAAAGGAGCTGATCCTGACTGCCAGGCGCATACAAGCGCAGGAAGCGTATCATATCGGTTTTGTAAATGCTGTTGCAAAAGATACAGAGGAGCTGCGTGAGCTGGCAATAGGGCTGGCAAACGAGATTTTGGCAAATGCTCCGTTGGCGGTTTATCAGGCAAAGTCAGCTATTGATCGCGGAAGCAGTGTTGATTTACAGACAGGTCTAGATATCGAAACCATGTGCTATGAAGTGATTATTCCCACGACAGATCGTCTGGAAGCATTGGAAGCCTTTCGCGAAAAGAGAAAACCAGTTTTTAAAGGCGAGTAA
- a CDS encoding PaaI family thioesterase encodes MSVEIRNRFNHYLGIEVVHRDEQGCKVALKIRPELFNSIEGVVHGGVTATLADVAMGHGAAPHVDGVQQCVTVESKIQYLHPARGEVLEAQSHVLKQGKSLIVMEARVTCDGKLVAFATGTYARVNPPTQGGR; translated from the coding sequence ATGTCAGTGGAGATCCGTAATCGATTCAACCACTACCTGGGCATAGAAGTCGTTCACCGAGATGAACAGGGCTGTAAGGTAGCACTGAAAATTCGCCCCGAGCTATTCAATAGCATCGAAGGTGTCGTACACGGAGGCGTTACGGCGACATTAGCCGATGTGGCGATGGGGCATGGGGCAGCACCCCATGTGGATGGTGTACAGCAATGTGTGACGGTGGAGAGCAAGATTCAATACCTCCACCCTGCACGCGGTGAGGTACTCGAGGCACAATCTCATGTATTGAAACAAGGAAAAAGCCTGATCGTGATGGAAGCACGCGTGACTTGTGATGGCAAGCTTGTGGCTTTTGCTACCGGCACGTATGCACGGGTGAACCCGCCTACACAAGGAGGACGTTGA
- a CDS encoding cytochrome c oxidase subunit 3 → MANHHAHAVLPDEPEKATLEGKNKVLGFWLFLGGETVLFGSLFATFIALRDQANGGPTSQALFDMNLVAVATLLLLTSSMTSVMATLALHRKDLKKIQLWLTITVILGLGFLALEIYEFVHYVNEGLKMSTSAFSSAFYTLVGFHGAHVAFGICWITLLQLSATKKGLTVVTAPKFYLACLYWHFIDVVWVFIFTVVYLMGMIGGKVG, encoded by the coding sequence ATGGCTAACCATCACGCACATGCAGTATTGCCTGACGAACCGGAAAAAGCCACCCTTGAAGGTAAGAATAAGGTTCTTGGCTTCTGGCTCTTCCTCGGTGGGGAGACAGTTCTCTTCGGTTCCTTGTTTGCAACATTTATCGCTCTTCGTGATCAAGCAAATGGTGGACCAACGTCCCAAGCGTTGTTTGACATGAATCTCGTTGCAGTGGCCACACTTCTCTTGCTTACCAGCTCGATGACAAGTGTTATGGCTACACTGGCTCTTCACAGGAAAGACCTCAAGAAGATTCAGCTATGGCTGACTATCACAGTAATACTCGGTCTCGGCTTCCTTGCTTTGGAGATTTACGAGTTTGTACACTATGTAAATGAAGGACTGAAAATGTCAACGAGTGCATTTTCATCTGCCTTCTATACATTGGTTGGATTCCACGGAGCTCACGTAGCGTTCGGGATTTGCTGGATCACCCTTTTGCAACTATCTGCGACGAAAAAGGGCCTAACGGTAGTAACTGCGCCGAAGTTCTACCTGGCATGTCTGTACTGGCACTTTATCGACGTTGTATGGGTATTCATCTTTACCGTGGTATATCTCATGGGTATGATCGGTGGAAAGGTGGGATAA
- a CDS encoding EthD family reductase, whose product MVKLVAIYRKPEDIDAFDKHYFEVHGPLAEKMPGLIKMEVSKIYGTPMGESDLHLMAEMYFESKEALTEALSSSEGRAAGKDLRGFAGPIVSMHFAEVV is encoded by the coding sequence ATGGTGAAATTGGTAGCAATTTATCGCAAGCCCGAAGATATCGATGCTTTTGACAAGCATTATTTCGAGGTACATGGCCCATTGGCAGAAAAAATGCCTGGCTTAATCAAAATGGAAGTAAGCAAAATCTACGGAACACCAATGGGAGAATCTGACCTGCATCTGATGGCAGAAATGTACTTTGAATCAAAAGAAGCTTTGACGGAAGCGTTGTCATCTTCTGAAGGCCGCGCAGCAGGAAAAGACCTCCGTGGCTTCGCTGGACCCATTGTGTCCATGCATTTTGCAGAAGTAGTTTAA